One window of the Vicinamibacterales bacterium genome contains the following:
- a CDS encoding M20/M25/M40 family metallo-hydrolase — protein sequence MTRRSTCLRPLLALVMTAGFSGAAAAQQDATNVGTTLMADTAVKAAVEAIRAAEPQTIEDQVRLCEVEAPPFKEQKRAEVYARMFRDAGLQNVRIDKEGNVLGDRPGAQPRPRLVFSAHLDTVFPEGTDVKVKRDGNILRGPGIGDDCRGLAVVLAVVRAMNQAKVQTPGSITFVATVGEEGLGDLRGVKYLFNEGMKGQIDRFVSIDGTGLGITHIAVGSLRYRVTFKGPGGHSYGAFGLSNPLHALGRAVETISQFEVPSDPKTTFNVGRVGGGTSVNSIPFEAWFEMDMRSASPSSLQAIDAKFHRAVDDAVKAEDARWKKNVLTVDKALVGNRPAGQTPATSPIVQAAVSVTRALGFTVSLDEGSTDSNIPMSLGIPAITIDGGGRGSGAHALDEAFDPTNSWMGSQRALLLAIALAQQ from the coding sequence ATGACGCGACGCTCCACTTGCCTCCGACCACTGCTCGCCCTGGTGATGACCGCCGGATTTTCCGGGGCGGCCGCCGCGCAGCAAGACGCCACGAACGTCGGCACCACGCTCATGGCCGACACGGCCGTGAAGGCTGCGGTCGAGGCGATCCGCGCGGCCGAGCCGCAGACCATCGAAGACCAGGTCCGGCTATGCGAGGTCGAGGCGCCGCCGTTCAAGGAACAGAAGCGCGCGGAAGTGTACGCGCGCATGTTCCGCGACGCCGGGCTGCAGAACGTGCGCATCGACAAGGAAGGCAACGTGCTCGGCGACCGGCCGGGCGCCCAGCCGCGGCCGCGCCTCGTGTTCAGCGCGCACCTCGACACAGTGTTCCCCGAAGGCACCGACGTCAAGGTCAAGCGCGACGGCAACATCCTGCGCGGGCCCGGCATCGGCGACGACTGCCGCGGCCTCGCTGTCGTGCTCGCCGTCGTCCGCGCAATGAACCAGGCCAAGGTGCAGACGCCCGGATCGATTACCTTCGTCGCCACGGTGGGCGAGGAGGGCCTGGGCGACCTGCGCGGCGTGAAGTACCTGTTCAACGAAGGCATGAAGGGACAGATCGATCGCTTCGTCTCGATCGACGGCACCGGCCTCGGCATCACGCACATCGCCGTGGGCAGCCTCCGCTACCGCGTGACGTTCAAGGGCCCCGGCGGCCACAGCTACGGCGCGTTCGGCCTCTCGAACCCGCTGCACGCGCTGGGACGCGCCGTGGAAACCATCTCGCAGTTCGAGGTGCCGAGCGATCCCAAGACCACGTTCAATGTCGGGCGGGTTGGCGGCGGCACGTCGGTCAATTCCATTCCGTTCGAAGCATGGTTTGAGATGGACATGCGGTCGGCGAGCCCCTCGTCGCTGCAGGCCATCGACGCCAAGTTTCATCGCGCCGTGGATGACGCGGTCAAGGCGGAAGACGCGCGTTGGAAGAAGAACGTCCTGACCGTTGACAAGGCACTGGTGGGGAACCGCCCGGCGGGACAGACGCCGGCGACCTCGCCGATCGTTCAGGCGGCGGTCTCGGTAACCCGCGCGCTCGGCTTCACGGTGAGCCTGGATGAAGGGTCAACCGACTCGAACATCCCGATGAGCCTCGGCATCCCCGCGATCACGATCGATGGCGGCGGCCGCGGTTCAGGGGCGCACGCCCTCGACGAGGCCTTCGACCCGACAAATTCATGGATGGGATCGCAGCGCGCGCTGTTGCTGGCGATTGCGCTCGCGCAGCAGTGA
- a CDS encoding formate dehydrogenase accessory protein FdhE, translating into MSGSSPSSARVLPRDIAELKALAERQPELAQAAQMQVALIEAVRRVQGRLTTPWIEATPEELSARLANGQPLLDFDQILFEWNDVRLLIRQIADILRRYDAIDADAVIALHNVGRAADLPERVRAWFNGTPSPDVEMLDEVLVWAARPYLQRVAEVLQQRVNFDGWGRRVCPVCAAEPDFAVITPGGERQLVCGRCLVRWAFSGITCPYCGNDDRSTITSMATPDGLYRVMICQPCGRYIKALDSRKASRALLPYADPIVTLPLDAAVMQRGK; encoded by the coding sequence GTGTCCGGCTCCTCCCCGAGCAGCGCGCGGGTCCTGCCCCGCGACATCGCCGAGCTCAAGGCCCTGGCCGAGCGCCAGCCCGAGCTGGCGCAGGCCGCCCAGATGCAGGTGGCCTTGATCGAGGCCGTGCGCCGCGTGCAAGGCCGGCTCACCACGCCGTGGATCGAGGCCACGCCCGAAGAGCTGTCGGCCCGCCTGGCCAACGGACAGCCGCTGCTCGACTTCGATCAGATCCTCTTCGAGTGGAACGACGTGCGGCTGTTGATCCGCCAGATTGCCGACATCCTCCGCCGCTACGACGCCATCGACGCCGACGCGGTGATCGCGCTCCACAACGTCGGCCGCGCCGCCGACCTGCCGGAGCGGGTGCGCGCCTGGTTCAACGGCACGCCCTCGCCGGACGTGGAGATGCTCGACGAGGTGCTGGTCTGGGCGGCGCGCCCGTACCTGCAGCGGGTCGCGGAGGTGCTGCAGCAGCGCGTGAATTTCGACGGCTGGGGCCGGCGGGTGTGCCCGGTGTGCGCGGCGGAGCCCGACTTCGCGGTGATCACGCCAGGCGGCGAGCGGCAGCTGGTGTGCGGCCGGTGCCTGGTGCGGTGGGCCTTCAGCGGTATCACTTGCCCGTACTGCGGTAACGACGACCGCTCGACCATTACCTCGATGGCCACGCCTGATGGCCTGTATCGCGTGATGATCTGCCAGCCGTGCGGCCGCTACATCAAGGCGCTTGATTCGCGAAAGGCCTCGCGCGCGTTGTTACCGTATGCGGATCCGATTGTGACGCTGCCGCTGGACGCGGCGGTGATGCAGCGCGGGAAATAG
- the glgA gene encoding glycogen synthase GlgA, protein MAKKAAKPKAVASPPRRLRILMIASEAQPFSKTGGLADVAGALPKALGRLGHDVTLVTPRYRGAPDGPVAGTVSVEVAAHRFRARLLEQPIGPGARALLLDCPDLYDRAGIYYEGGVDYPDNAIRYAFLSAAAIDFAAQQAEPFDVIHTHDWQGGLAPIHARTLGTLGTPGTVLTIHNLAYQGTFEKTWVPRLGLRWEDFTIDGFEFFDRLSFLKAGINFADAITTVSPTYAEEIQRPESGDGLDGVIRARVDRLTGILNGIDTDEWNPAADAHLPEPFDADRLYAKAASKRALLTRFGFAVTDDTMSRPIVGMVSRMVDQKGLDLIAAVAGQLAALDATFIIVGTGEPRYQDMWRLLSQWRPDRVGAFVGFDEQRAHLVEAGADMFLMPSRFEPCGLNQMYSLRYGTVPIVRAVGGLVDTVCPYNPRNGQGTGFLFSDYEPDVMLRTLEAALATFPNKKIWTRLQKNGMRADFSWDRSAAEYVKIYTRLRPARTKRRTPASKG, encoded by the coding sequence ATGGCGAAGAAAGCCGCGAAGCCGAAAGCGGTGGCGAGTCCTCCCCGTCGCCTGCGCATTTTGATGATCGCCTCGGAGGCGCAGCCTTTCTCGAAGACCGGCGGGCTGGCGGATGTGGCGGGGGCGCTGCCCAAGGCGCTTGGCCGCCTCGGCCACGACGTGACGTTGGTGACGCCTCGCTACCGCGGCGCCCCGGACGGCCCGGTGGCCGGCACCGTGTCGGTGGAGGTCGCCGCCCACCGGTTCCGCGCGCGACTCCTCGAACAGCCGATCGGCCCCGGTGCGCGCGCGCTGCTGCTCGATTGCCCCGATCTCTACGATCGCGCCGGCATCTACTACGAAGGCGGCGTGGACTATCCGGACAACGCGATCCGCTACGCGTTCCTCTCCGCCGCGGCCATCGACTTCGCGGCGCAACAGGCGGAGCCCTTCGATGTCATCCACACGCACGACTGGCAGGGCGGCCTGGCGCCAATCCACGCCCGCACTCTAGGCACCTTAGGCACCCCAGGCACCGTCCTGACTATTCACAACCTGGCCTACCAGGGGACCTTCGAGAAGACGTGGGTCCCTCGATTGGGTCTGCGCTGGGAAGACTTCACCATCGACGGCTTCGAGTTCTTCGATCGTCTCAGCTTCTTGAAGGCCGGGATCAACTTCGCGGACGCGATCACCACCGTGAGTCCCACCTACGCCGAGGAGATTCAACGGCCCGAGTCGGGCGACGGTCTCGATGGCGTGATCCGCGCGCGGGTCGATCGGCTCACCGGCATCCTCAACGGCATCGACACCGACGAGTGGAACCCGGCGGCCGACGCGCACCTGCCGGAGCCCTTCGACGCCGACCGGCTGTACGCCAAGGCGGCATCCAAGCGCGCCCTGCTGACGCGCTTCGGGTTCGCCGTCACCGACGACACCATGTCGCGGCCCATCGTCGGGATGGTGTCGCGGATGGTCGATCAGAAAGGCCTCGATCTCATCGCCGCCGTGGCCGGGCAACTGGCCGCGCTCGACGCGACGTTCATCATTGTCGGCACCGGTGAGCCGCGCTACCAGGACATGTGGCGGTTGCTGTCGCAGTGGCGCCCGGATCGCGTTGGCGCGTTTGTGGGCTTCGACGAGCAGCGCGCGCATTTGGTCGAAGCCGGCGCCGACATGTTCCTGATGCCTTCCCGCTTCGAGCCCTGCGGGCTGAACCAGATGTACAGCCTTCGCTATGGCACCGTCCCCATTGTCCGGGCCGTTGGCGGGCTGGTCGACACCGTGTGCCCGTACAACCCGAGAAACGGGCAGGGCACGGGGTTCCTGTTCTCGGATTATGAGCCGGACGTGATGCTGCGCACGCTGGAAGCCGCGCTCGCGACGTTCCCCAACAAAAAGATCTGGACCCGGCTGCAAAAGAACGGGATGCGCGCGGACTTCTCGTGGGACCGCTCGGCAGCCGAGTATGTCAAAATATACACACGACTGCGGCCCGCGCGTACCAAGCGCCGGACACCGGCATCCAAAGGATAG
- a CDS encoding serine hydrolase: MAKPTRFTKLAVCLAAVVTVMISVPASYAAQAKAPTKIAAAKKATAAKTPARATAKKKAYSPTNARARRAQLARARAAAAARALRDVQTPRFRVDEFGREVPDVRAEAAIIYNPTTGEVLWEDHAQDQRSMASITKVMTALVFLESGAPLSTPVTVQRSDVSRASTTYLRNGFKLTADDLLNLLLVGSDNAAARALARISPYGADGFIARMNEKATELGLLNTHYADPSGLLAENVSSAYDLARLIAHAAADERVGGIMRKTSYTTQAGRQTITARSTNQIVRSGDIDVVGGKTGFISRSGYCLATLLRLPQSGQEVAFVVLGAKSNASRFWETRHLFNWMSTRTKALLDGDAQHQQQDHE; this comes from the coding sequence ATGGCGAAGCCAACCCGCTTCACAAAACTTGCAGTGTGCCTGGCGGCAGTCGTCACGGTGATGATTTCCGTACCCGCTTCGTACGCCGCGCAGGCGAAGGCGCCTACGAAGATTGCCGCGGCAAAGAAGGCGACCGCGGCGAAGACGCCAGCCCGCGCTACTGCCAAGAAGAAGGCCTACTCGCCGACCAATGCCCGCGCCCGTCGCGCGCAATTGGCCCGCGCCCGCGCCGCGGCCGCCGCCCGTGCGTTGCGCGACGTGCAGACCCCGCGCTTCCGCGTGGACGAGTTCGGCCGCGAAGTGCCCGACGTGCGGGCCGAAGCCGCCATCATCTACAACCCGACCACCGGCGAAGTGCTGTGGGAAGACCACGCGCAGGACCAGCGCTCGATGGCGAGCATCACCAAGGTCATGACGGCGCTGGTGTTCCTCGAGAGCGGCGCGCCGCTCAGCACGCCGGTCACCGTGCAGCGCAGCGACGTGTCGCGCGCGTCCACCACCTACCTTCGCAACGGCTTCAAGCTCACCGCCGACGACCTGTTGAATCTGCTGCTGGTGGGGTCCGACAACGCCGCCGCCCGGGCGCTGGCGCGCATCTCGCCGTACGGCGCCGATGGCTTCATTGCCCGGATGAACGAGAAGGCGACCGAACTCGGACTGCTCAACACGCACTACGCGGATCCGTCGGGGTTGCTCGCCGAGAACGTCTCGTCCGCCTACGACCTGGCCCGCCTGATTGCGCACGCCGCCGCCGACGAACGCGTGGGCGGCATCATGCGCAAGACGTCGTACACGACGCAGGCCGGTCGCCAGACGATTACAGCCAGGAGCACGAACCAGATTGTCCGCAGCGGCGACATCGACGTGGTCGGCGGCAAGACCGGATTCATCAGCCGTTCGGGCTACTGCCTGGCCACCCTCCTGCGCCTGCCGCAGTCGGGCCAGGAAGTGGCGTTCGTGGTGCTCGGCGCCAAGTCGAACGCCAGCCGGTTCTGGGAAACGCGCCACCTCTTCAACTGGATGAGCACCCGCACCAAGGCCCTGCTCGACGGCGACGCCCAGCACCAGCAGCAAGATCACGAATAA
- the trxA gene encoding thioredoxin encodes MASENVKTLTDADFGESVKKGVVLVDFWAAWCAPCRRLAPTVDQLAVEYNGRITVAKVDIDENPMTPSKFMVRGIPTLLLFKDGDLKETIVGLAAKDDLAKMIDKHL; translated from the coding sequence ATGGCATCCGAGAATGTGAAGACGCTGACCGACGCCGACTTTGGTGAGTCAGTGAAAAAGGGCGTGGTGCTGGTGGATTTCTGGGCAGCCTGGTGCGCGCCGTGCCGGCGCCTGGCGCCAACGGTGGATCAGCTGGCCGTGGAATACAACGGCCGCATCACGGTGGCCAAGGTCGATATCGACGAGAACCCGATGACGCCGAGCAAGTTCATGGTGCGCGGCATTCCGACGCTGCTCCTGTTCAAGGACGGCGACCTCAAGGAAACGATTGTCGGACTGGCGGCCAAGGACGACCTGGCCAAAATGATTGACAAGCATCTGTGA
- the trxB gene encoding thioredoxin-disulfide reductase — protein MSERQVIIIGSGPAGLTAALYAARANLKPLVIEGIEAGGQLMLTTMVENWPGYRDGIMGPDLMAELRAQAERFGADIIQGDVSSVDLAKRPFTVSLGKTQYTAQTLIVATGASAKWLDLGVDKKLSGRGVSTCATCDGFFFKGRPVAVIGGGDTAMEEAIYLAKLATSVTVIHRRDSLRASKAMQDKAMSMPNISFIWNTEVVDIKDVEKGEVTSLVLKNTQTGATSELAVDGVFIGIGHVPNTALFTGQLALHDNGYLKTHDGSRTSVHGVFAAGDVQDHVYRQAVTAAGSGCMAAIDAERFLSGTLHEATDLVHKS, from the coding sequence GTGAGCGAACGACAGGTCATCATCATCGGGTCCGGTCCCGCCGGCCTCACCGCGGCGCTCTATGCCGCGCGCGCCAACCTGAAGCCGCTCGTGATCGAGGGCATCGAGGCCGGTGGTCAGCTGATGCTGACCACCATGGTCGAGAACTGGCCGGGCTACCGTGACGGCATCATGGGGCCCGACCTGATGGCGGAGTTGCGCGCGCAGGCCGAGCGCTTCGGCGCCGACATCATTCAGGGCGACGTGTCGTCGGTGGATCTCGCCAAGCGGCCGTTCACCGTGTCGCTCGGCAAGACCCAGTACACCGCGCAGACGCTGATCGTCGCCACCGGCGCTTCCGCCAAATGGCTCGACCTCGGCGTTGACAAGAAGCTCTCGGGCCGCGGTGTGTCCACGTGCGCGACCTGCGACGGCTTCTTCTTCAAGGGCCGTCCCGTCGCCGTGATCGGCGGCGGCGACACCGCGATGGAAGAGGCGATCTACCTCGCCAAGCTCGCCACCTCGGTCACCGTGATCCACCGCCGCGACAGCCTGCGCGCCTCCAAGGCGATGCAGGACAAGGCGATGTCGATGCCGAACATCTCGTTCATCTGGAACACCGAGGTGGTGGACATCAAGGACGTGGAGAAGGGCGAGGTCACCTCGCTGGTGCTCAAGAACACCCAGACCGGCGCCACCAGCGAGCTGGCGGTGGACGGCGTGTTCATCGGGATTGGCCACGTGCCGAACACCGCGCTGTTCACGGGCCAGCTGGCGCTGCACGACAACGGCTACCTGAAGACCCACGACGGATCGCGCACCAGCGTCCACGGCGTGTTCGCCGCGGGAGACGTCCAGGATCACGTCTATCGCCAGGCGGTCACGGCGGCCGGCTCCGGCTGCATGGCCGCGATCGATGCCGAGCGCTTCCTCTCAGGAACCCTTCACGAAGCGACCGATCTGGTTCACAAGTCGTAG
- a CDS encoding carboxypeptidase regulatory-like domain-containing protein, whose protein sequence is MRLNRLTVFCLCVTLLAIAAPTFAQEFRGRINGTVTDNTGAILPGVTVTATSPAMIQPQVQVTGADGSFRFLALNPGLYQLEFDLAGFQKVDRKDVRVVINQTLTVDQQLNVATLQETVTVTGASPVVDTSTTAMGTNFTKELLTEIPNARDVWAAMAQAPGIQMTSFDVGGSNTGNQSGFRSYGFDTQNQTRVEGIDTTEGTAANAGYFDFGSFEEFQVGGAGADSGNFAGGAVLAISVKSGGDRFTGTWYSDYISESQLTDNVPDNLRTANTPDDNGMFSRNGLCFERSGETICRGNATKKQYDLNGDLGGPLWKQKAWFFTSWRLNDKYEYITGLGDQTQRSKLSNKYTFKGTFQVGKSNQIIGFLNKREKLQDLRGISLTTPLSAAYYQSSRNYPWKVEWTSVLGSRAFLDVLYGNWYNFFPLRPVRDFGLYDGPWEAPRVDTATSVISPRGGNSGYQDQKRYKPQVYATLSYFKDGWKGSHDIRTGFDWKRDRRHLFNDQPFDINYRDNNGNLSAVDIFNSAVTGTNDVVYTAGWINDTWKLTDRLTLNLGVRVENYKDQWPDQEFAPNGIPALASWSDARYQTFVTARDVKATTVANTTTLAPKIGFAYDLTGDNRTVLKGFVGQSRWNSADTLANQENPVGLAQLRYAFVSCSATVTTNCDLNGNRLVDSPAELGAFQSTQGGAGFVRVDRDLVRPTSNEISMNLEREVATGLSARASWVYKNMRNVWGEIDVVRAAGYTVPFTIRDPGVDRVLGTTDDQTFQTMALAAGTGTDRVYTNDARNDADFHTAEFALNRRFANKWMLLTSFGYTWSSMIHSQSGARSFVYRPADLMFGDGGKETDTLWNYKVVGRYVLPYEIGFSGSWKVQSGFNYARTISVTMPVEGARTIRVQPIDSNRYPAVAILDLRLDKTVNFGKFGKVTPMLDVFNILNSGVPTSVRTTNTATAPFNEVTAILNPRVIRFGFRFNF, encoded by the coding sequence ATGAGGCTGAACAGGCTGACAGTGTTCTGCCTGTGCGTGACGCTGCTTGCGATAGCAGCTCCCACTTTCGCACAGGAATTTCGAGGCCGAATTAACGGCACGGTCACCGACAACACCGGCGCAATCCTGCCCGGCGTGACGGTCACCGCAACAAGCCCGGCGATGATTCAGCCGCAGGTTCAGGTCACGGGCGCGGATGGCAGCTTCCGCTTCCTCGCGTTGAACCCCGGCCTCTATCAGCTCGAGTTTGACCTGGCCGGGTTCCAGAAGGTTGACCGCAAGGACGTGCGCGTCGTCATCAACCAGACCCTGACCGTAGACCAGCAGTTGAACGTCGCGACGCTGCAGGAAACCGTGACGGTGACCGGCGCCTCTCCGGTCGTTGACACCTCGACGACGGCGATGGGCACCAACTTCACCAAGGAACTGCTGACGGAAATCCCGAACGCCCGCGACGTCTGGGCGGCCATGGCGCAGGCGCCCGGCATCCAGATGACCTCGTTCGACGTCGGCGGCTCGAACACCGGCAACCAGTCGGGCTTCCGTTCGTATGGGTTCGACACGCAGAACCAGACGCGCGTCGAAGGCATCGACACCACCGAAGGCACGGCGGCCAACGCCGGCTACTTCGACTTCGGCAGCTTCGAAGAGTTCCAGGTCGGCGGCGCCGGCGCGGACTCGGGCAACTTCGCCGGCGGCGCGGTGCTCGCCATCAGCGTCAAGTCGGGCGGCGATCGCTTCACCGGCACGTGGTACAGCGACTACATCAGCGAGAGCCAGCTGACCGACAACGTGCCGGACAATCTGCGGACGGCGAACACGCCGGACGATAACGGCATGTTCTCGCGCAACGGCCTCTGCTTCGAGCGCAGCGGCGAAACCATCTGCCGCGGCAACGCCACCAAGAAGCAGTACGACCTCAACGGCGACCTCGGCGGCCCGCTGTGGAAGCAGAAGGCCTGGTTCTTCACCAGCTGGCGCCTGAACGACAAGTACGAGTACATCACCGGCCTCGGCGACCAGACCCAGCGGTCGAAGCTGAGCAACAAATACACGTTCAAGGGCACCTTTCAGGTGGGCAAGAGCAACCAGATCATCGGCTTCCTGAACAAGCGCGAGAAGCTGCAGGACTTGCGCGGTATCAGCCTGACAACGCCGCTCTCGGCCGCCTACTACCAGAGCTCGCGGAACTACCCATGGAAGGTGGAGTGGACCAGCGTGCTCGGCAGCCGCGCCTTCCTCGACGTGCTCTATGGCAACTGGTACAACTTCTTCCCGTTGCGCCCGGTCCGCGACTTCGGCCTGTATGACGGGCCGTGGGAAGCGCCGCGGGTCGACACCGCCACCAGCGTGATCTCGCCGCGCGGCGGCAACAGCGGCTACCAGGACCAGAAGCGCTACAAGCCGCAGGTCTACGCCACCCTGTCGTACTTCAAGGATGGCTGGAAGGGCAGCCACGACATCCGGACCGGCTTCGACTGGAAGCGCGATCGCCGGCACCTGTTCAACGATCAGCCGTTCGACATCAACTACCGTGACAACAACGGCAACCTGAGCGCCGTCGACATCTTCAACTCGGCGGTCACCGGCACCAATGACGTGGTCTACACCGCCGGCTGGATCAACGACACCTGGAAGCTCACCGACCGGCTGACGTTGAACCTCGGCGTGCGCGTCGAGAACTACAAGGACCAGTGGCCCGACCAGGAATTCGCGCCGAACGGCATTCCCGCGCTGGCGAGCTGGAGCGACGCCCGTTACCAGACGTTCGTGACGGCACGCGACGTCAAGGCGACCACGGTCGCCAACACCACGACCCTGGCGCCGAAGATCGGCTTCGCCTACGACCTGACCGGCGACAACCGTACCGTGCTCAAGGGCTTCGTCGGCCAGTCGCGGTGGAACTCGGCTGACACGCTGGCCAACCAGGAAAACCCGGTGGGTCTGGCGCAGTTGCGTTATGCGTTTGTATCGTGCTCGGCCACGGTCACGACCAACTGCGACCTGAATGGCAATCGCCTCGTCGACTCGCCCGCAGAACTGGGCGCGTTCCAGTCGACGCAGGGCGGTGCCGGTTTCGTGCGTGTCGATCGCGACCTCGTGCGTCCGACCAGCAACGAGATCTCGATGAACCTCGAACGCGAAGTCGCCACCGGGCTCTCAGCCCGTGCCTCGTGGGTCTACAAGAACATGCGCAACGTGTGGGGCGAGATTGACGTCGTGCGCGCCGCCGGTTACACGGTGCCGTTCACCATCAGGGACCCGGGCGTCGATCGCGTCCTCGGCACGACCGACGACCAGACCTTCCAGACCATGGCCCTGGCCGCCGGCACCGGCACCGATCGCGTCTACACCAACGACGCGCGGAACGACGCCGACTTCCACACCGCGGAGTTCGCCTTGAACCGCCGCTTCGCCAACAAGTGGATGCTGCTCACGTCGTTCGGCTATACCTGGTCGAGCATGATCCACTCGCAGTCCGGCGCCCGCTCGTTCGTGTATCGTCCCGCCGACCTGATGTTCGGCGACGGCGGCAAGGAAACCGACACCCTGTGGAACTACAAGGTCGTCGGCCGCTACGTGCTGCCGTATGAAATTGGCTTCTCGGGCTCGTGGAAGGTGCAGAGCGGCTTCAACTACGCACGGACCATCAGCGTGACGATGCCGGTGGAAGGCGCACGCACCATCCGCGTCCAGCCGATCGATTCCAACCGCTATCCCGCGGTCGCGATCCTCGACCTGCGCCTCGACAAGACGGTCAACTTCGGCAAGTTCGGCAAGGTCACGCCGATGCTGGACGTCTTCAACATCCTGAACTCGGGCGTGCCGACGTCGGTGCGCACGACCAACACGGCGACCGCGCCGTTCAACGAAGTGACCGCGATTCTCAACCCGCGCGTCATCCGCTTCGGCTTCCGGTTCAACTTCTAG